DNA from Bacteroidota bacterium:
CTACATCCCCAGCGGAACCGTGCAGGTCCGGAGCGACCTCATCTACCGGGGCCGGGCGACGGTCCGCGACGGGGCGTGGACTATCCGCTTCGTCGTCCCCCGCGACATCTCGTACTCCGACGCGCCGGGCCGCATCTCAGTCTACGCCACCGACGGCTCGGGCCGCGACGGCTTCGGAGCCAGCGAAGGCTTCGTCGTTGGCGGGACGGCCGCCAACCCGATCCAGGACAACGAGCCGCCGCGCGTCGACCTGTTCATGAACGACACGACGTTCGTGCCCGGCGGCCTCGTCGGGACGACGCCGGTGCTGATCGCCAAGCTGTTCGACCAGAACGGGATCAACACCGTCGGGGCCGGCGTCGGCCACGACCTCCTGCTGACGATCGACGGGGCCGAGCAGGACGCCGTCGACATCGGCCGCTTCTACCGCGGCGACCTCGACTCCTTCCAAAGCGGCACCGTCGAGTTCGAGCTGCCCGAGCAGGCCCCAGGGCCGCACACGCTCACGCTCCGCGCCTGGGACGTGGCCAACAACTCCGCCACGGTCAGCCTCGACTACTTCGTCGAGGCCGACGGCGAGCTCGTGCTCCGCAACGTCTACAACTACCCCAACCCGACGAACGGGCCGACGCGCTTCGTCTTCGAGCACAACCAGCCGCCGGGGACGGTGGCCCGCATCCAGCTTCGCATCTACACCCTGTCCGGCCGGCCGGTCCGCACGCTCGACGCCCAGGAGACGCTCGCCACCGGCGTGCTGAGCGGCTCCGTCGTACAGATTCCCTGGGACGGGCGCGACGAGGACTTCGACACGCTCGCCACCGGCATCTACCTCTACCGGGTCCGCGTGGAGGTGGAACGCCCGGACGGCGAGACGCAGGTCTCCGAGCGCATCGAGCGCCTCGCGGTGATACGATGACCCCGGCCTCGCCCGTTTGACCTGGGCGGCCCGCCCGAGTGTGCAAAAACGTAGAACACATGGCCTCCCCGTCGCGCCCTCCGTACCCTAGAGCCCGCCCACTGCGCGCCCGCGTGCCCCGGCACGCCGTTTCCTTCTCTCGTCCGAAACCAGAACCTATGACCACGCTATCCTTCCGCACGGCGCGCCGCGTCCTGCTCGCGCTCCTGCCTGCCCTGATCTTCGGGTCCGGCGTCCAGGCACAGGACGACGGAAACAACTCCATCGGCCAGGGAAGCAACATCGTCTACACGACGGCCGTGCCCTTCCTCATGATCGAGCCGGACAGCCGGGCGGCCGGCATGGGCAACGCCGGCGTCGGCCTCGCCGACAACGCGAGCGCCGTCTTCTGGAACCCGGCCGGTCTGGCCCGGCAGCGCGGGGCCGAGGTGTCGATCACGCACTCGAACTGGCTCCCGGCCATCACGTCGGACCTCTTCTACGAGTACCTCGCCGGCAAGTACCACCTCGAGGGCATTGGGACGTTCGGGGGTAACATCACCTTCTTCAACCTCGGCGAGCAGGAGTTCCGGGGACCGAACAACGAGGACCTCGGGACCTTCCGCTCGTACGAGCTGAACACCGGCCTCTCGTACGCCCGGCAGGTGACGCGCGGCCTCGCCCTCGGCACGGGCCTGCGCCTGATCTACTCCAACCTCGCCGGCGGCGTCACGCTCGGGCAGGGCCAGCCGGGGGAGACCCAGACCAAAGCCGGCGTCTCCGTCGGCCTCGACCTCGCGGCGCTCTACACGTTCAAGCCGTTCGAACTCGGCAGCATCCCGGTCACGACTAACCTCGGCTTCAACCTCGCCAACATGGGGCCGAAGGTGAAGTACACCACCAACGAGTGCAACGAGCGCACGGGCGAAAGCTGCGGCGACCCGCTCCCGACCAACCTCCGCTTCGGCGGTGCCTTCAGCGCCCAACTCGACGAGTTCAACAAGCTGAACCTCGCCATCGACTTCAACAAGACCCTCGTCGACTACGAGCAGTTTCAGGTCCTCGACGAGAACGACGAGCCCGTGTTTGACGAGAACGGCAACCCCGAGCTCGCTGCCCGGGCGAAGCCGTTCTACGAGGCCATCTTCTCGTCTTGGAAGTCCGTGCCGGTGCGCGACACGAACGGCGACATCGAGGACGTGGGCGTGCTGCGCCAGATCACCGTCGGGACAGGACTAGAATACTGGTACAACGACCTCGTCGCCTTTCGGACGGGCTTCTTCTACGAGGACCCGTCCAACGGGAACCGCAAGTTCCTCACCTTCGGGGCCGGCATCCGGTACAACCTGATCGGCGTGGACTTCTCCTACATCTACCCGATCGAGGAGGAGTCGCCGCTGGCGAACACGCTGCGGTTCTCGCTCCTGCTCAACGTGCTGCGGTAGCGGCCGACGCTTGAAGTGTGACGTGCGAGGGTGCCGGCGGCGACGCTGCTGGCACCCTCGCTTTTTATGCTCTCGCTGTCCGACCTTGTCCGCGAGCGGACGACCGCGCAGCACTCCGCGAAGCACGCACCACGTTCCACGTTTTCCATGGCCGACTTCACCGCGTTCGTGCTCTTCGGGCTGGGGCTGCTGGCGACGGTCGGGGTGGGGGAGGCGCTTCGGGCGAAGGCCGGGTGGCCTGCGGAGTCGTCGCGCCGCGTCGTGCACGCAGCAACGGGCGTGCTGGTCGGGCTGAGCCCGGGGTGGTTCGCGGAGCCGGCGTGGGTGTACGTGCTCGCGGGCTCGTTCGTGCTCGTTAACCTATGGGCCGTGCCGCGCCGCGTGTTTCCAGGGATGCACGCCATCCAGCGCCGAAGCTGGGGGACGGTCACGTTTCCGCTCGCGCTCCTCTTCGCGCTGTGGACCTGCTGGACGCTCGACGCCTCGCGGATCTACATCCTCCAGGCGGCCTTCTTCGTCCTCGCGGTTGCCGACCCCGTGGCCTCGCTCGTCGTGACACGCCTGGCGCGGCCAGGGCGGTTTCGGATCGGGGAGAACGCGAAATCGGTGGCCGGGTCCGCTGCGTTCTTCGTCACAGCATTTGGAGCAACAGTAGGGTCGCTCACTCTCGTCGGACCCGGTGCCGAGCCGGTCTCGCTGCTCACCGGTGCCCTCGTCGCCGCCGCGCTGGCGACGGGGGCCGAGCTGCTGGCGACGCGCGGGTGGGACAACTTCTTCATCGTCGTCGCGGTCGTGGTCGCGCTCACCGTGCTGCACGGCGATCCCGGTGCAGCGGCGCAGTTGGCGCTCGTGCTGCTGGTCGCGGCCGGGTTCGGGAGCGCGGCGTTCGCCGTGCGGTTCCTCGACGGGTCCGGGGCGCTCGCGGCGACGGGGCTCGCGGTCTCGGTGCTCGCGCTCGGCCCGGCGTGGGTGGTGCCGGGGGCTACGTTCTTCGTGCTCTCCAGCCTGCTCTCCAAGCTCGGCCGGCGGCGCAAGGCGCTCGCGGCGGCGGGCGACGACAAGGGCAGCCGCCGCGACGCTGGACAGGTCTACGCCAACGGCGGGGTCGCGTGGGCGCTGCTCGTGGCCCACGTCTTCGCGCCGAGTGACGCGCTCTACTGGGGCTACGTCGGGGCCTTCGCCGCCGCCGCCGCCGACACATGGGGGACCGAGATCGGCACGTTCGTCGGCGGTCCGACGCGGCTCCTGTGGAGCGGGCAGCGGGTGCCGCCGGGCCGGTCGGGCGGCGTCTCGGTCGCCGGCACGCTCGGGGCGCTCGCCGGCGCTGGGGTCGTGTTCCTCAGCGCGGTGCCGGTGGCGGGGGCCTACCTCGCCACCGTCGGCACCGGCGCGGCGGCGGCGGTCGTGGTCGGGGGTGGCCTCGCGGCGTCGCTCGTGGACAGCCTCATCGGGGCAACGGTGCAGGCGCTCTACCGCGCCCCCGACGGCAGTCTCACCGAGCGGGCGCAGGGGAACGGCCTCGTGCGCGGCTGGCGCTGGATCACGAACGACCGGGTCAATCTCGCCTGCACGCTCGCCGGTGGCGCACTGGCGGCCTCGGGTGCTGCGTTGTTCGGATGAAGTCCGGCGACGGGTGCCACCGGCAGGGCGAACGCCGTTCGCCCCTACGACAGGGGCACGATCGACAGGGGCACGATCTGTCCTCTGTCTTCCGTCCACCGTCCTCTGTCCCCCGCCCGTCGTCTTCCGTACTTTCTGGTTCTCGACCTTCAGCCTCAGACGTATGCCCTGGTACAAAAAGCTCCACTGGCAGATCATCATCGGCCTCGTTCTGGGACTGATCTACGGCGTCATCGCAGCAGCGCAGGGGTGGGGGGCCTTCACGGCCGACTGGATCGCGCCGTTCGGGACCATCTTCCTGAACGCGCTCAAACTGATCGCCGTGCCGCTCGTCCTCGCGTCGCTCATCCTGGGCGTGGCCTCGCTGAGCGACCTACGCAAGCTCTCCCGGATCGGCGGCAAGACGATTGGCATCTACCTCGGCACGACGGCCGTCGCCGTCACGCTCGGGCTCGTGATCGTCAACCTCCTGGAGCCGGGCAGCGCCGTGCCCGAGGCGCTCCAGGCAGAACTCGGCGCGGCCTACGCGGGTGATGCGGCGATGCGCTCGGAGGCTGCCGCGGCCGCCGCGCAGCGCGGGCCCCTCCAGTTCCTCGTGGACATCGTGCCGGGCAACCTGTTCACGGCCATCTCGAACAACAGCAACATGCTCCAGGTGGTCTTCGTCGCGCTCTTCATCGGGATCGGGCTGATCCAGATTCCGCGCGAGAAGGCGGAGCCGGTGCTCGCTGTCGTGGAGGGCCTGAACGACCTCATCATCCGGCTCGTGGACGTGATCATGCTCATGGCTCCGGTCGGCGTCTTCGCGCTCCTGGCCGGGACGATTACCCAGGTGGCGGGCGACGATGTGAACCGGATCATCGAACTCCTCGGCGCGCTCGGGTACTACTGCTTCGCGGTCGTGCTCGGCCTCGGGCTCCACATGCTGATCACCTACGCGGTGCTGCTCAAGAGCCTCTCGCCGATGTCGCTGCGGACGTTCTACAGCGGGATCGGCCCGGCCCAGCTCGTCGCGTTCTCGACCTCGTCGAGCGGGGCGACGCTGCCGGTGACGATGGAGCGGTGCGAGGAGAAGCTCGGCGTCAGCGAAGAGGTCTCGTCGTTCGTGCTCCCGCTTGGGGCGACGATCAACATGGACGGCACGGCGCTCTACCAGGCCGTGGCGGCGGTCTTCATCGCGCAGGCGCTCGGGATGGAGCTCGGCCTCGCGGCCCAGCTCACGATTGTCCTCACGGCCGTCCTCGCCTCGATTGGGACGGCGGCGGTGCCGGGGGCGGGGATCATCATGCTCGTCATCATCCTCGAAGCCGTCGGCGTGCCGTCGGCCGGGATCGCCCTCGTCCTCGGCGTGGACCGCATCCTCGACATGCTGCGCACGGTCACGAACGTTACCGGCGACGCGACCGTGGCGACCGTCATCGCGGCCAGCGAGGGCCAGCTCGGCGTCCCCGATACCGACCCGGCGGCTGACCGCGTGCGCGTGGTTGCCGAAGGGTAAAGCCTGGACCCCGCGCACGGACTGAAACTTGCAGACCGAGACGCCTATCCCCAGCCCGGTCTTCGTATGCCTCCTCTGATCTTCCTGCTCGCCCTCGTTCTCGCTGCGCCCCTCGCCGAAGCGCGGCCGCTCCCGGACCAGGCCGATCCGGGCCCGATGCTGGTCGAGCGCCCCGAGAGCGTGGCTCTTCTCGAAGAAGGGCGCAGCCAGATGGTCACCTTCCGCCTCGACGACGCCGAGACGACCTTCGAGCGGCTCGACGCGGTGGAGACAGCGCGGCCGGCGGCGCGGCTGCACCTCGCCAAGATCGCCCTCTGGCGGGCGATGATTCTGGAGCAGGACGACCTGTACGACGCCTTCTTCGACCGGAGCGACGCGCTGCTCGACGTGCTCAAGGAGACGCCCGACTCGCCGTGGCGGACCCACTTCCGGGCCGAGACCGAACTGCACCGGGCCGTGATCCACGCCAAGAAAACGCAGTACGCCCGCGCCGCGCTCGCGCTCCGGCAGGCCTACAACCACTTCGAGAAGAACGCCAAGGAGCACCCGGCCTTCTACGAGTCGGCATGGGGCATGGGGCTGTGCCACGCGACGATCGGGCTGGTGCCGAAGTCGTTTCGCTGGGTGGTCAAGATGATGGGCTTCCGCGGGACCGTGCAGCAGGGGCTCGACGGGATGGCGGTCTCGGCCCGGCAGAGCGTCTACTACCGCGACGAGGCTGCGGCCTTCTTCGCCCTCACCGACCAGCTCGTGAACGAGTCCAAGCGCGGCGGGCTGGCGATGCTCCGGGAGGTCGCCGCGCGCTACCCGGAGAGCCCGGTCGTGAGCTACATCGTGGGCTACTCGCTGATCAACCAGCGCCGCGCCGCCGAGGCCGAGCGTGAGTTGCGCCGCGCCGAGCGCCTGCTCCAGCCCCCCGGTGTCTTCCCGATGCCGTACGTGGACTTCTCGCTCGGCCAGGCGCTGTTCCGGCAGGACGCGTTCGCGGAGGCCGCGGGCTACTTCCAGCGCTACGTGCGGACGTTCCCCGGCGAGGCGCTCCTGGCGCAGGCGAACCTCCACGCCGGGCTCGCCCTCGAACTCTCCGGCCGGCGCGCCGAGGCGGTGCCGTACTACGAGCGCGTCCGGGTCCGGGAGAACTTCGACAGCGACGCCGCCGCGCGGCGCGAGGCCGAGGCCCGCCTCGCCGCGCCGCTCTCGGACCGGGAGCGGACGCTCCTGCTCGGCGGCACCGCCTTCGACGGGGGCCGCTACGCGGAGGCCGTGCAGACGCTGCAGCCTGTCTTCGGCGACCGCGAGGCGTCGGAGGTCGAGCGGGCCGAGGCTGCCTACCGCAGCGGGCGGGCGTACCAGCTTCTCGGCACATGGCGCGAGGCGCTCCGGCACTACGGCTTCGCCGTCAGCAACCCCGGAGACCCGCTCGCGAAGTGGGGCCCCTGGTCGCAGTACTACACCGGCGAGGTGCACGAGGCGCAGGGGGAGCACGCCCGCGCCCGCGCTGCCTACGAGCGCGCCCTCGCCAACGACGACCCTTTCGCCTATCACAAGGCGCTCGAACAGCGCGCCAAAGCCGCCCTCGACCGCCTCTAATCCATGCACGGTTCCGCTCGTCTTCTTGGCCTGCTCGTTTGCGGCCTCGCTTCCCTCTCACTCGCCCAGCCCGCGCTCGCGCAGGGAGGCATCGTGTTCGGCTGGGCACCGGCCGATACGATCCGCGCCGACTTCGAGGCTCCCGTCGTTCACGGGCACGGACACGGGCGTGCGCGAGAGACCGTGCGTGAGCCGCAGCGCTCGGAGGCGCGCGCCACGTTCGAGGTCGAGTACGAGAACTTCCCGGCGGAGGCGCAGGCGGCGTTCCAGCTTGCCGTAGACATCTGGAGCGAGCGCGTCGAGTCGTCGGTGCCGATCCGCATTCTTGCGCAGTGGGAGCCTGCCGAGGAGGCTAGCATCCTCGGTACCGCCTCGCCCCGCATCATCGCCAACTTTGGCGGGGCACCGCAGGCCGACACCTGGTATGCGTCAGCCCTTGCCGAAGCCCTGGCGGGACGAAACCTGAGCGGCTCCACCCCTGACATCCGCGCCACCTTCAACAGCGAGTTCCCAAGCTGGTACTTCGGCCTCGACGCGGACCCGCCCGACAACGAGTTCGACCTCACGACGGTCGTCCTCCACGAACTCGGGCACGGGCTGGGCTTCATTGGTTCGATGGACGTGGCGGGCGAGGTCGGGAGCTGGGGGATCGAGACGACCGAAGGGCAACGTTTCCCGGTGGTTTACGAGCGCTTCGCCGAGCGCGGCGACGGCACGCCCCTGCTGAGCCTCGAGAACTTCTCCGCCCCGCTCGCAGACGCGCTCACGAGCGGGTCCGTTTTTTTCGACGGCCCGACGGCGCGCGCACAGGGCACGGACCTGCCGGAGATTTTCGCGCCGCTCGTGTGGCAGCCCGGCTCCTCGTTCTCCCACCTCGACGAGCAGCTCTACCCCTCGGGCTCGATCAACGCGCTCATGACGCCGAGCTTCGCCCGCGGTGAGGCCATCCACGACCCCGGCCCGATCACCTGCGGCATGCTGCGCGACGTGGGCTGGACGCTCCGCCCGGCGTGCGAGGCTATTGCCTTCTCGGCCGGCGTGGACGGGCGAGATGTCGTGCTGACCTTCTTCTTGCCGAGCGAGTCCGGGTTCGTCTCCGGCACGGTCGAGCGCGAGGTCGACGGGCAGTTCGAGCCCGTCGCGGCCTCGGTGCCGGCCATCGACCCTGAGGAGGCGGCGACCTACACCGTGCGCGTGCCCGGCCTCGGCCCCGGCACCTTCACGTTCCGCCTCCGCCTGCTGGGCGAAGACGGCACCGAGGTCGTCCTCAACGCCGCCCCTGTCCAGGTCTTCGGCGCAGGCAATGCCCTGGCGGTCTTTCCCAACCCCATCGTCGGCGAAGCGACGGTGCAGGTGGATGTCCGCGAGGTCCAAGACGTGAGCGTCAGGGTCTACGATGTGCGTGGCCGGCTCGTCGCCACGCTGCTGGAGGGCGTACCTGGACCCGCTACGGCAACCCTGAACGCCCGTGGCCTGGCGCGGGGGGTTTACTTCGTCCGCGTCGAGGGCGAGGACTTTGGCGCGACGCGCGGGGTGACGGTTCTGCGCTAACCGCGCTAGCGCACCCGGACGACGGAGCGCGTGGCGCTGACCGCGCCCTACCCGTTTGGTACTCTACCCGTCTGGTGCTAGGCAAAAGTCCTTTCGGGCCAGAACCTGAGGAGGTAGGGACGGCTCGCCGAGCCGTCTGCGGTGCTACCGAACGCGTGCCACTACCGCACCCGCACGACGGAGCGCGTGGCGCTGACGCCGTCGCCGGAGGCGTGGACGACGTAGACTCCCGGCGCGAGGTCGCGCTCCTGAAGCGCGAACGTGTGCCGGCCAGCCGCGAGCGGTCCGTCGTGCAGCCCGGCCACCCGCCGGCCGAGCACGTCGAACACCTCGACGACTACCGGCGCGGGCCGGTCGAGCACGAGCGCGACCGTGGCCCGGGTCCGGAACGGGTTGGGGTAGGGAGCTTCGAGCCGGAGGCTGGCGTACTCGGCCGCCGGCTCGGTGCTGGAGGTGAACTCCGGCGTGAGGTAGACGGCGAAGATGCGGTCGCTCGCGCTCGTCTCGGCAGCCGTCATGCCCATCCAGCCGGGGTTCGGCATCGTCGATAGGATGCCGCCGACGATGTAGCCCATCAGGGTGCGCTCGTCGAGGTCGCGCAGCCGGACGATCTCGAGGTCGGAGCGGGGGACAGAGGCCGGAATGAGCGCCGCGTTTGTGCCGAGCAGGCCCGGCATCTGAACCGGCATTACCGTCTCGTACGTGGTGCCGCCCTCGGCCACCTCGTGCGTCAGCGTCACGATGTCGTCGGTGAAGGGGATGAAGCGGTCCTCGACGACCTCCCCCGCGTCCTCGTCGAAATAGAACTGCGCCATCCCGCCGAAGAACGCGGTGTGCATCGTCTCGGTCACCTCGTCCCAGAGCGGGAGCGCCGGGGCGGTGTAGTGCGAGAATCGCTGCTCGAAGCTGCTCTCCTGAAACGCGAGCCCGTCCGAGAGCGTGGCGTGGATCTGCGTCCGGTACGGGAGGTTGCTCGGCTGGAAGACCCCGGCGTACATCGTGTGGGCCTGGGTGATGCAGGGCGCACCGTCGCACTGCCCTCGGACGAAGCTCGGGGCCACGGTCAGGTCGCGCCGGTGCAGCGCGTCCTCGTCGGTCACGGTCTGCACGTCGTCGATGCCGAGCGTGCCCCCCTGGTCGATAAGGAGAAACGAGGCGATCTGGTTGGTGTAGGCCTGCGTGAAGCTGCCACCGCCGGGAGAATACGCGCCGTCGAAGCGGTGTCCGCCGAGGAGGAGGTAGCGGCCCTCGAGAGTGCGGAGTTCGCCGCCGGTCACGGCGAGGCGCTCGTCGGCCGACTGCCGGATGTGCGGCGCGAGCGCGCCCCCGTTGACCACCGCGCCGATCAGTCCTGGTACGTCGAGCGCCGTCAGCGTCGGGAACGTGATCTTGTCGCCAGTCGAAGAGTCGGTGCCGTAGCCGCCGACGACGTAGAGCGTCTCGCCCTCCTGGTGGTACTGCGGGTTCGACACCTTCAGCGGGTCGGCGACAGCGTCGCCCAGTTCGCTGAGCGAGCGCGACCACACCTGGTCACCGGCGAGGTCCACGACCCAGAGGGAGCCGTTGGCCTGCTCGGCAGCGAAGGCACCGGACTCGATGATGCCGTGGAGGCCGTCCACGCGGCCGGTGATGAACAGCCACCGCCCGCCGTGCTCGGCCCACGCGAAGGAGTGGAGGCCCGGCATCCCCGTCACGTCGACCTCGACGAGTTCGAGTGAGAACGGAAGGGCTTCGGGGTCCTGCGCGGCGGCAGGGACCGTGAGCAGAGCAGCGAGCACAAGGAGGCAGCGGCGCATCAAAGGCGGACGGGTTAGGCACGGGCTGCCCAATGCTACGGCATATTCCCGCTGGGGGCAACCCCTATGCCTCTTTCATCATAGTCCCCATCCGAATAGTCCCCATCCGACTTACCGGCCTGCGAGCCGGCCCTGCGCGTCAGGCGGCCTGCCCCTTCCGGCGCGCGTAGGCCGCCTCGGCGATGACCGTCAGCAGCGTACGGTCGGTGTCGGTGAGGGGCATGCCGCGGCGGGCCGTCACAGCCTCGGCCACGCGGAGTGCCTTCTCCAGCCGGTAGTTCACGAAGCCGTCGGCCCCGCCCCACGAGAAATCCGGGATGTAGCGCGGCGGAAAGCCCCCGCCGAAGAGGTTGCAGAAGACCCCGACGACGGTGCCGGTGTTGAACATGGTGTTGATCGAGCACTTCGAGTGGTCGCCCATGATGAGGCCGAGCCGCCCGCGCTCGGTGCCGACGAACGCCTCGGCGACGCAGTCCCACATGTTCACCTCGCCGTAGTCGTTCTTGAGGTTCGACGTGTTGGTGTCGGCCCCGAGGTTGCACCAGCGGCCGATGTAGGAGTTGCCCATGTAGCCGTCGTGGACCTTGTTCGAGTAGGACTGCACGATGCTCGCCTTGACCTCGCCGCCGATTTCGGCGTGGGTGCCTGCCGCGACGCCATCGACCCGGGCTCCGGCCCGCATGCTGGCGTTCGGCCCGAGGTAGAGCGGCCCGAAGACGATGGCACCTTCGCCGATGGCCGCACCCTCGTCGAGGTAGATCGGCCCGCCCTCGGCGTTGAGGATGGCCCCTGGCCGGACTTCGGCACCAGGAGCGAGGTAGATGTTGCCGGGCTCCAGCAGGATCGCACTTTCGTGTACCGTCGCGCCCTCGCGGCCGTGGCGGTCGAGGGCGGCAAAGTCATCTGCGATGCGCTCGCGCACATCGTCGAGGAGGTGCCACAGGCGGCTGATGAGCGTCGCGCCGTCGACCTGTTCCTCGGCGGTACCCTCGAAGTGAGACGGGCCGAGCGCGTCGGCCCCCAGCAGCCCGGCCTGCGGGGCCGGGTGCCACGCGGCGAGGAGCGTGTCGCCCTGGAGAAAGACGCGGGCCGGTTCGCCCGGCGCAGCGGCAGCGCGCACGCGCTCCAGCAGGTCGCCCGGCTGAACGAGCCACCGCTGATTGACGAAGAGGACGCCGCGGTGCTCATTGGGCAGCGCGTTGAAGGAAGCTCCAGCGTGGTCCTGGGCCGCCGCGCCTGCGACCAGCGCCCGCGTGTGGAGGACGAAACCGTCGTGCGGAAAGGCGCGCCGCTGACGCTCGCTCAGGGTCTGGATACCGACGCGCAGGTCGCCTGCGGCGCGGGTGGAGGCCAGCGGAGCGAGGTGGTGGACCGTCGCGTCTTCGAACAGGCAGAGGTGGGGCATGGAGAGGCCGTGGTCGGGGAGGGGAGCGCCCCAAACTACGCCACCGGTGTACGGCGCGGTGGCGTACGCCGAGCGACCGGCCCGGCGCAGCGTGCGCAAAAATGGAAGGTCCCGCGCGAACGACGATACCAGGTCTGCGTATAGAGACCTCCGCTGCCTCCCTTTCTAGCTCAACACCGCCATGAAATTCTTCATCGACACCGCCGACCTCGACGAGATCCGCGAAGCCGCCGACATGGGCGTCCTCGACGGCGTCACCACGAACCCATCGCTCGCCATGAAGGCGGGGGCCTCGAACTTCGAGGAGCACATCTACAAAATCTGCGAACTCGCCTCCGACGTCTCCGCCGAGGTCGTGGCGACCGAGTACGGGGCGATGGTGGAGGAAGGCCGCAAGCTGGCCCAGATCCACGAGCACGTCACCGTCAAAGTCCCCATGATCCGCGAGGGCGTCAAGGCCATCGAGACGCTCTCCAACGAGGGCATCCGCATCAACTGCACCCTCATCTTCTCGCCGACCCAGGCGCTCGTCGCGGCGAAGGCTGGGGCGACGTACGTGAGTCCCTTCATCGGACGCCTCGACGACATCTCCTCCAACGGGATGGACCTCATCGCCTCGATCCGTACCATCTTCGACAACTACGCCTACGACACGCAGATCCTCGCGGCCAGCATCCGCCACCCCATGCACGTCGTCGACGCCGCCGAGCTCGGCGCGGACGTGGCGACGATGCCGTTCGACACGCTCGACAAGCTCATCAAGCACCCGCTGACCGACCGGGGGCTCGAGAAAGTCCTCGCGGACTGGGAGAAGCTCCAGGAGCAGAAGGACGGACAGCCTGCCTAGCCCGGCAGCGCAGAGACAGTCGCGCGGCAGAGACAGTCGCGCAGTAGGGAGCTCCCGCAGGCGTGGGGGCTCCCTCTTTTTATGGTATGGGTATTGATATGTGTATTATAGAAGTTGCGATGTCACCTCGTATCCCTCTTTTTCGGTGTAGGGGTACAAACCTCACACAGATTCGCACTGGTCTCCAACCGGGCCTTGTCCTCGCGATGAGACAGCGCACCTCTCGATCCCAGACACACCTCCAATCCTCCACCACATGCTCCGCTACACGCTACTCACCGCCATAGCCCTGACGGCCACCGGCCTCGCAGCCCAGCACACCCAACCCTTCAGCATCCCTGCGCAGCCGTCCGTCCTGGAGGTACCGCGCGGCGGAGCCGAGGTGCTCTACGACCAGACGGGCGCTCCCAGCGAAAACAACTTCCCCTCGCAGCAAGCTGGGGGGAGCGAGGTCCAGTATGACGCGCAGGGCGCGGACGACTTCGTGGTGCCGGACACTGTGGCGTGGAGCATCACCGAACTCGCCGTGCTCGGGGCTTATGTCGAGAATGCCACTCCTATTGAGATTGCGGACATCTACTTCTACGCGAATGTGGACGGGCGGCCAGACTCGCTCATAGAGCGCCGCCTCAACGTGCCGGTCGACAGCATCGGGGACGGCGA
Protein-coding regions in this window:
- a CDS encoding putative sugar nucleotidyl transferase; the protein is MPHLCLFEDATVHHLAPLASTRAAGDLRVGIQTLSERQRRAFPHDGFVLHTRALVAGAAAQDHAGASFNALPNEHRGVLFVNQRWLVQPGDLLERVRAAAAPGEPARVFLQGDTLLAAWHPAPQAGLLGADALGPSHFEGTAEEQVDGATLISRLWHLLDDVRERIADDFAALDRHGREGATVHESAILLEPGNIYLAPGAEVRPGAILNAEGGPIYLDEGAAIGEGAIVFGPLYLGPNASMRAGARVDGVAAGTHAEIGGEVKASIVQSYSNKVHDGYMGNSYIGRWCNLGADTNTSNLKNDYGEVNMWDCVAEAFVGTERGRLGLIMGDHSKCSINTMFNTGTVVGVFCNLFGGGFPPRYIPDFSWGGADGFVNYRLEKALRVAEAVTARRGMPLTDTDRTLLTVIAEAAYARRKGQAA
- a CDS encoding T9SS type A sorting domain-containing protein, with product MRRCLLVLAALLTVPAAAQDPEALPFSLELVEVDVTGMPGLHSFAWAEHGGRWLFITGRVDGLHGIIESGAFAAEQANGSLWVVDLAGDQVWSRSLSELGDAVADPLKVSNPQYHQEGETLYVVGGYGTDSSTGDKITFPTLTALDVPGLIGAVVNGGALAPHIRQSADERLAVTGGELRTLEGRYLLLGGHRFDGAYSPGGGSFTQAYTNQIASFLLIDQGGTLGIDDVQTVTDEDALHRRDLTVAPSFVRGQCDGAPCITQAHTMYAGVFQPSNLPYRTQIHATLSDGLAFQESSFEQRFSHYTAPALPLWDEVTETMHTAFFGGMAQFYFDEDAGEVVEDRFIPFTDDIVTLTHEVAEGGTTYETVMPVQMPGLLGTNAALIPASVPRSDLEIVRLRDLDERTLMGYIVGGILSTMPNPGWMGMTAAETSASDRIFAVYLTPEFTSSTEPAAEYASLRLEAPYPNPFRTRATVALVLDRPAPVVVEVFDVLGRRVAGLHDGPLAAGRHTFALQERDLAPGVYVVHASGDGVSATRSVVRVR
- the fsa gene encoding fructose-6-phosphate aldolase, giving the protein MKFFIDTADLDEIREAADMGVLDGVTTNPSLAMKAGASNFEEHIYKICELASDVSAEVVATEYGAMVEEGRKLAQIHEHVTVKVPMIREGVKAIETLSNEGIRINCTLIFSPTQALVAAKAGATYVSPFIGRLDDISSNGMDLIASIRTIFDNYAYDTQILAASIRHPMHVVDAAELGADVATMPFDTLDKLIKHPLTDRGLEKVLADWEKLQEQKDGQPA